In Enoplosus armatus isolate fEnoArm2 chromosome 2, fEnoArm2.hap1, whole genome shotgun sequence, one DNA window encodes the following:
- the LOC139294864 gene encoding complement C3-like translates to MGRWTLHNILFLVLLCNSNGQFPWEDRFSSFDLFWDLHDLHKTISTAPRYTLLAPDLLRTDSQENIYLQADGLSNPVTVSISIQDFDKVTELFRDSVVLNLENGFHALKSIQLPSADLNREEKTNKFVYLKVDFGGSYTEERVLMVSFHSGYIFIQTDKPIYNPGDTVNFRTFTSSLAFKASSSFITVDIQNPDGVVVKQIPLFRAVGGVFPSTFPLSEIANEGTWTLVAKFDHWQQNTFTSQFQVTKYVLPAFNVTLTPRKSFLNLDDSELIVEISAQYLYGKPVQGTAYVVFGVKINQEMIRLPSMKQVSDLDGGVVRLSMEELKRAYPNIKSLVGSSVYVKASVLTTTGSDLVEAEKTGIKIVESPYVVSFKYTPKYFKPGLPFDFTIQVSHHDGPPPRKVLVKVNMLDAPLVVTSGTTSVTINMPNVQQAQTITAKTAQADLRPEQQAKQQITVQPYDTLNHENYLHISTGTNTVSVGGSLSLRIQIVTADQTHREHIKQITYLVLNKGKIIAAERVDVTSHLLTSVGLTVTPEMMPSFRFVAFYSIPWENDEDVVSDSIWVDVADSCAGGLTVGPVGNTPRDYIPGKTFNLQIRGDPGAKVSLVVVDNAVYLLSKERLTQRKIWDVVEHGDIGCTRGGGKDAKGVFSDAGLLYTSSIGFKTPTRQDLKCPSSARRRRSAELLQRKAKLEGHYKEKLQRRCCKDGLREIPMPYSCTRRSLYITEGWECMRAFRHCCATFRSQVFDTEIPTTPPPMTTAPPTTFPLHWPSFEFLTVAYVIRDQDLLIIHKCVHIGGERLFAELPMAFGRIAALENVEVVGLAVDEEEEEEWEYQDESDFYLRSKFYESWLWMEVNLPIQAEQDGLATQKVVTPLPDSITEWGVLAISASPHTGFCVAEPYNVKAWKHFFVDLKLPHSVARNEQVEIKAVLHNYGDRDLHVRVVLMKTAGMCSIAFKDRHTQEVTLPAGSSVMVPYTVVPLVVGKLPLEVMVVGRDMMGGDRIKKPLRVVLEGVQKTEVWSAVLNPSAEGGTQRFRVGKIELESVVPNSVPETFINVRGNVLADSIDNSISEDSLASLIQMPGGCVEQNLATITLPLIATLYLERTNGWESVGVERKADALRYIRRGYENQLAYRQSDGSYPPYRGEGASTWITAYVVKVFSMAHSIVGINQRQVCDPLLYLVKNKHRVLGGKFVENNPVYSTTMTGGLRGDDPETTLTAFVLIALAEAKQAGIRCSDPDVNSVIRKTADYLKRALLKTGRRPYTVAIASYALALLGKTQNYNPKQSLLRAAARGGSHWPDSQNTLFTLEATGYALLALVKLGSMEEAAAPFKWLNSQRRRGGGFGSTQSTMVVLQALSEYLINKPPVDLSLDVDVRLTGRKNIPYNFNPQSAYAVRSSRLPANVDVEVEARGNGQGILEVVTHYNQLHGVDEKIPCKDFELNVTIEKSSEKPPADVEQSYQITIKVRALGPRDVRMVVLDISLPTGFTPENSDLETLSNSVDRYINNFQTVDNLSDRGSLIIHLFKVSHREQEILVFRLLQSFKVGLLQPSSVTVYEYYNPDHRCSRTYTPSEDKEELSQICRDSACRCTQGDCCVSKSDSENFLNNERETLACKTLHHVFQVKVLSVTRSYYDKYEMEITRLIKLSLEGGVEVGQTRHFMSHGGCRDGLNLKQGSQYLIIGPKEDLWTIDSDTNKFIYMLGKDTWVERWPLPSECSSNLSLQAKCKSLDDTAHELSVNTCRM, encoded by the exons ATGGGTCGGTGGACGCtgcacaacattttatttctcgTGCTTCTCTGCAACTCCAATGGACA ATTCCCCTGGGAGgacag ATTTTCATCATTTGACTTGTTCTGGGACCTCCATGA CCTACACAAGACCATTAGTACTGCACCGAG GTACACCCTGCTGGCTCCAGACCTGCTGAGGACAGATAGCCAGGAGAACATCTACCTACAGGCAGACGGTCTGTCCAACCCCGTCACCGTCTCTATCTCCATCCAGGACTTCGATAAGGTCACCGAGCTCTTCCGCGACTCTGTCGTACTCAATCTGGAAAATGGATTCCACGCTCTCAAGTCTATACAG CTTCCCTCGGCCGATTTGAATCGTGAAGAGAAGACGAACAAGTTTGTGTACCTGAAGGTGGACTTTGGGGGCTCCTACACCGAGGAGAGGGTGCTCATGGTGTCCTTTCACTCTGGATACATCTTCATCCAGACAGACAAACCCATCTATAACCCCGGAGACACTG TTAATTTCAGAACCTTCACGTCCTCTCTGGCCTTTAAGGCCTCGAGCAGCTTCATCACAGTAGATATCCAG aatcCGGACGGTGTGGTGGTTAAACAAATCCCCTTATTCAGAGCTGTTGGTGGCGTCTTTCCATCCACGTTTCCTCTCTCTGAAATTGCCAA TGAAGGAACGTGGACATTGGTAGCAAAGTTTGACCACTGGCAGCAGAACACATTCACCTCCCAGTTCCAGGTGACGAAATATG tgctTCCGGCCTTCAATGTTACCTTGACGCCCAGGAAGTCCTTCCTCAACCTGGATGACAGCGAACTGATAGTAGAGATCTCTGCCCA GTACCTGTATGGGAAGCCAGTCCAGGGGACGGCCTATGTGGTGTTTGGAGTGAAGATCAACCAAGAGATGATAAGGTTGCCTTCAATGAAGCAGGTGTCAGAT CTGGATGGAGGAGTCGTCAGACTGAGCATGGAGGAGCTCAAGAGAGCTTATCCCAACATCAAATCTTTGGTGGGCAGCTCTGTGTATGTCAAGGCCTCTGTGCTCACCACGACAG GCAGCGATCTGGTAGAAGCAGAGAAAACTGGCATTAAAATTGTGGAGTCTCCTTATGTGGTGTCCTTCAAATACACACCAAAGTACTTCAAGCCGGGCCTGCCCTTCGACTTTACA ATCCAGGTGAGCCACCATGACGGCCCCCCACCCCGCAAAGTCCTGGTGAAGGTGAATATGCTGGACGCGCCCCTGGTCGTCACCTCCGGCACCACCAGTGTCACCATCAACATGCCTAACGTTCAACAGGCACAAACCATCACT GCTAAGACCGCACAGGCTGACCTGAGACCAGAGCAGCAGGCCAAACAACAAATCACTGTTCAGCCGTACGACACCTTGAACCACGAGAACTACCTGCACATCTCCACAGGAACCAACACGGTGTCTGTAGGAGGCAGCCTGTCCCTGAGGATACAGATTGTTACTGCAGACCAGACGCACAGAGAACACATTAAACAAATCACATACCTG GTGCTGAATAAAGGCAAAATCATTGCTGCCGAGCGCGTGGATGTGACCAGTCATCTGCTCACGAGCGTGGGACTGACGGTCACCCCGGAGATGATGCCGTCGTTCCGTTTTGTGGCGTTCTACAGTATTCCCTGGGAGAATGACGAGGACGTGGTGTCAGACTCCATCTGGGTGGATGTTGCAGATTCCTGTGCCGGAGGG ctgacAGTCGGGCCGGTGGGCAACACACCTCGAGACTACATTCCTGGCAAGACTTTTAATTTGCAGATCAGAGGTGATCCGGGGGCAAAGGTCAGCCTGGTGGTTGTGGACAACGCTGTGTATCTGCTCAGCAAGGAGAGACTCACGcagaggaag ATTTGGGACGTTGTGGAGCACGGAGACATTGGCTGCACCCGAGGGGGAGGCAAAGATGCCAAGGGGGTGTTCTCAGATGCAGGACTGCTCTACACCTCCAGCATTGGGTTCAAAACCCCAACCAGACAAG acCTGAAGTGTCCAAGCAGTGCCAGAAGGAGGCGCTCTGCTGAACTGCTGCAGCGCAAAGCCAAGCTGG AGGGTCACTACAAGGAGAAGCTGCAACGTCGCTGCTGTAAGGACGGCCTCAGGGAGATCCCCATGCCGTACTCCTGCACACGGCGTTCcctctacatcacagagggcTGGGAGTGCATGCGGGCCTTCCGCCACTGTTGCGCCACTTTCAGGAGCCAAGTGTTTGACACCGAGATTcccaccaccccaccacccATGACCACAGCTCCCCCCACCACCTTCCCTCTACACTGGCCCAGTTTTGAATTCCTTACTGTCG CTTATGTAATAAGAGATCAAGACCTGCTAATCATACATAAATGTGTTCACATAGGTGGGGAACGTTTATTTGCTGAGTTGCCTATGGCGTTTGGACGAATTGCAGCATTGGAGAATGTAGAAGTTGTAGGGCTTGCagtggatgaagaggaggaagaagagtggGAGTACCAGGATGAGAGTGACTTTTATCTGCGATCCAAGTTCTACGAGTCTTGGCTGTGGATGGAAGTTAACCTGCCCATCCAGGCAGAACAAGACGG GTTGGCGACTCAGAAGGTGGTCACTCCCTTACCTGACAGCATCACTGAGTGGGGAGTTCTGGCCATCAGTGCATCACCTCATACAG GTTTCTGTGTTGCCGAGCCTTACAACGTCAAAGCATGGAAGCATTTCTTTGTGGACCTGAAGCTGCCGCACTCGGTGGCGAGGAACGAACAGGTCGAGATTAAAGCCGTGCTCCATAACTACGGCGACAGGGACCTGCAT GTGAGGGTGGTGCTGATGAAGACAGCAGGCATGTGCAGCATCGCCttcaaggacagacacacacaggaagtgacgcTGCCGGCCGGCTCCTCTGTCATGGTGCCCTACACCGTCGTACCGCTGGTGGTGGGGAAACTTCCTCTGGAGGTGATGGTGGTCGGCAGAGACATGATGGGAGGAGACCGCATAAAGAAACCTCTAAGGGTGGTG ctggaaGGAGTTCAGAAGACTGAAGTTTGGAGTGCGGTGTTGAACCCGTCTGCTGAGGGAG GAACGCAGAGGTTTCGTGTGGGCAAGATCGAACTGGAGTCAGTTGTGCCGAACTCTGTGCCTGAGACGTTCATTAATGTCAGAG GCAATGTGTTGGCAGACAGCATTGATAACTCCATCAGTGAGGACTCTCTGGCCTCCCTGATCCAGATGCCCGGTGGCTGTGTGGAGCAGAACTTGGCCACCATCACTCTGCCGCTCATTGCCACCCTCTACTTGGAGCGAACCAACGGCTGGGAGAGTGTAGGGGTGGAGCGCAAGGCTGATGCTCTCCGATACATCAGGAGAG gctaTGAGAACCAGCTGGCATACAGACAGAGTGATGGCTCTTACCCCCCCTACAGGGGAGAAGGCGCGAGTACATG GATCACGGCGTACGTGGTGAAAGTTTTCTCCATGGCTCACTCCATCGTTGGCATCAACCAGCGGCAAGTGTGCGACCCTCTTCTCTACCTGGTGAAGAACAAACACCGTGTGTTGGGAGGGAAATTCGTAGAGAACAACCCAGTTTACAGCACTACCATGAcc GGTGGTCTCCGCGGCGACGACCCCGAGACAACCCTGACGGCCTTCGTCCTCATAGCGCTCGCTGAGGCCAAGCAGGCAGGGATCCGCTGCAGTGATCCAGACGTGAAC TCAGTTATCCGTAAGACAGCTGACTACCTGAAGAGAGCGCTGCTGAAGACGGGGAGGAGACCGTACACTGTGGCCATCGCCTCCTACGCTCTGGCTCTGCTGGGGAAGACTCAAAACTACAATCCGAAACAATCTTTACTCAGAGCTGCAGCTCGAG gtggCAGCCACTGGCCCGACAGCCAGAACACCTTGTTCACCTTGGAGGCGACCGGCTACGCCCTGTTGGCTCTGGTCAAGTTGGGAAGCATGGAGGAAGCTGCAGCGCCGTTTAAATGGCTGAACAGCCAgcggaggagagggggaggctTCGGCTCCACTCAG TCCACCATGGTGGTGCTCCAGGCGCTGTCAGAGTACCTGATTAACAAACCTCCCGTTGACCTCAGTCTGGATGTGGACGTCAGGTTAACAGGACGCAAGAATATCCCCTACAATTTCAACCCCCAGAGCGCCTATGCTGTTCGCTCCTCCAGG CTGCCTGCTAATGTTGACGTGGAAGTGGAGGCTCGAGGGAACGGACAGGGAATACTGGAG GTTGTGACCCATTACAACCAGCTGCATGGGGTTGATGAGAAAATACCCTGTAAGGACTTTGAGCTCAACGTCACTATTGAAAAATCCAGCG AGAAACCTCCAGCTGATGTAGAACAATCCTACCAGATCACCATCAAAGTGAG GGCTTTAGGACCCAGAGATGTCAGGATGGTGGTTCTGGATATAAGTCTGCCCACTGGCTTCACCCCAGAAAACTCAGACCTGGAGACG tTGTCAAACTCAGTGGACCGTTACATCAATAACTTCCAGACTGTTGATAACCTGAGTGACAGAGGCTCTCTGATCATCCACCTGTTCAAG GTGTCtcacagagagcaagagatCCTGGTGTTCAGGCTTCTGCAGAGCTTCAAAGTCGGCCTCCTCCAGCCGTCCTCAGTTACCGTCTATGAGTATTACAACCCAG ATCACCGCTGCAGTCGTACCTACACTCCCAGCGAGGACAAAGAGGAGCTCTCGCAGATCTGCAGGGACAGCGCCTGCCGCTGCACGCAgg GCGACTGCTGCGTCTCCAAAAGCGACAGCGAAAACTTCCTCAACAATGAAAGAGAGACGCTTGCCTGCAAAACTTTACACCACG TTTTCCAGGTGAAGGTGCTGAGTGTCACCCGGAGTTACTACGACAAATATGAGATGGAGATCACACGACTTATCAAGCTGA GTCTGGAGGGGGGAGTTGAAGTAGGCCAGACGAGGCATTTCATGTCTCATGGAGGCTGCAGAGACGGACTCAACCTGAAGCAGGGCTCCCAGTACTTAATCATCGGCCCCAAAGAGGACCTGTGGACCATTGACAGCGACACCAacaa aTTCATCTACATGTTAGGAAAGGACACCTGGGTGGAGCGCTGGCCGTTGCCATCAGAGTGCTCCAGCAATCTCAGCCTGCAAGCTAAGTGCAAGAGCCTCGATGATACCGCACATGAACTGTCTGTGAACACCTGCAGGATGTAG
- the yju2b gene encoding probable splicing factor YJU2B: MGERKGTNKYYPPDFDPAKHGSLNGYHKTHALRERARKLSQGILIIRFEMPYNIWCDGCKNHIGMGVRYNAEKKKVGNYYTTPIYRFRMKCHLCVNYIEMQTDPATCDYVIVSGANRKEERWDMAENEQILTTERTEKEKLETDAMFKLDHGGKDKEKLKKALPSLSEIQDHQSGWKDDFQLNSTLRRKFRTEKKVLAEQEEKDNTVRLRTNLSIPLLPEKEEDKKLAALLTYQAPDSYDDKQHSKRKEISSRSWFTSTSSTPGGAAGSLLHKLGLQGKEAAVAKALGSSHSPLIRRRTGGLGIKSEPCATVTRRKSHPEINTCDGENSKVTQREEAPSIAAAQVGQEVTETNDSGSRETHVKATEEADEGLTKTKDFGKQKEQCRSLGAVASLVADYSDSDSDPGQ, from the exons ATG ggtgaaagaaaaggaacaaacaaaTACTACCCTCCAGATTTTGATCCGGCCAAG CATGGATCCCTCAATGGCTACCATAAAACTCACGCTCTGCGGGAGAGGGCCAGGAAACTGTCCCAGGGCATCCTCATTATCAG GTTTGAGATGCCCTACAACATCTGGTGTGATGGCTGCAAAAATCACATTGGCATGG GGGTCCGCTACaatgcagagaagaagaaagtggggAACTACTACACCACGCCAATctacag GTTTAGGATGAAGTGCCATCTGTGTGTCAACTACATCGAGATGCAGACGGATCCGGCAACCTGCGACTACGTAATAGTGAGCGGGGCAAACAGGAAGGAGGAGCGCTGGGACATGGCTGAAAATGAGCAGATCCTCACCACAG AGCggacagagaaggaaaagctGGAGACGGATGCCATGTTCAAGCTTGACCACGGTGGGAAAGACAAGGAGAAGCTTAAGAAGGCTCTGCCTTCTCTGTCGGAGATCCAAGACCACCAGTCCGGATGGAAGGACGACTTCCAGCTCAACAGCACCCTCCGCAGGAAGTTCAGG acagagaagaaagttCTGGCTGAGCAAGAGGAGAAGGACAACACAGTGAGGTTGAGGACCAACCTGTCCATCCCATTACTgccagagaaggaggaggacaagaaaCTGGCAGCACTGCTCACCTACCAGGCACCTGACT CCTATGACGACAAGCAGCACAGCAAGCGGAAAGAGATCTCATCTCGTTCGTGGTTCACCTCCACCTCATCCACGCCAGGAGGTGCTGCAGGCAGTCTGCTCCATAAGCTTGGCCTGCAGGGGAAAGAAGCGGCCGTGGCCAAAGCCCTGGGCTCCTCACACAGCCCCCTGATCCGCCGACGCACAGGAGGACTGGGAATCAAATCCGAACCCTGCGCCACCGTCACTCGCAGAAAGTCACACCCTGAAATCAACACGTGTGATGGAGAGAATTCAAAGGTCACGCAGAGAGAGGAAGCCCCGAGTATAGCAGCAGCACAAGTGGGACAGGAGGTAACAGAGACAAATGACAGTGGCTCCAGGGAGACGCATGTCAaagccacagaggaggcagatgaaggactgacaaagacaaaggactTTGGGAAGCAGAAGGAACAATGCAGAAGTTTGGGAGCTGTCGCATCCCTGGTGGCAGACTACAGCGACTCAGATTCAGACCCTGGACAGTGA
- the LOC139300124 gene encoding transcription factor IIIA-like, producing MEVKIEPQKRYICSFTDCPAAYNKQWKLDAHLCTHTGVKPYSCEHDGCGKSFCSPYHLARHELSHSGVKPFHCTEDGCKEAFTTNTNRARHVSRVHTQEQKKYVCKFEGCGLEFKKNKQLKSHMCEQHTQLPPYQCKHEGCQMRFTFPSKLKRHEKVHRGYPCPEEGCSFTGKTWTEYLKHRKEQHRLIFKCDQCNKVFRDSWFLQQHQRVHSEVRVVLRCPRDGCDRSFTTTFNLESHISSFHEELQAFACTHAGCGKTFAMRQSLQRHSIAHDPDRKKLKKPKPKRSLASRLSGYSETKRVVCKKRREPESLRGSAQKTDPRGPVELVSLLQDTSLQCSPAVDTHGLTHALTTPLTV from the coding sequence ATGGAAGTTAAAATAGAGCCGCAGAAGCGTTACATCTGCTCGTTTACCGACTGCCCGGCGGCTTATAACAAACAGTGGAAACTGGACGCTCACTTGTGTACACACACGGGAGTGAAGCCGTACTCGTGTGAGCACGATGGCTGCGGTAAGTCCTTCTGTAGCCCCTACCACTTGGCGCGACATGAGCTCAGCCACAGCGGTGTGAAGCCTTTTCACTGCACCGAGGACGGCTGCAAGGAGGCCTTCACCACCAACACGAACCGGGCCAGACACGTAAGCCGCGTTCACACCCAGGAGCAGAAGAAGTATGTTTGCAAATTTGAGGGCTGCGGGCTCGAGTTCAAGAAGAACAAGCAGCTAAAGTCCCACATGTGTGAGCAGCACACCCAGCTGCCCCCTTACCAGTGCAAGCATGAAGGTTGCCAGATGCGATTCACCTTCCCCAGCAAGCTGAAGCGACACGAGAAGGTGCACAGAGGGTACCCCTGCCCAGAGGAGGGCTGCAGCTTCACGGGAAAGACCTGGACCGAGTACCTGAAGCACAGGAAGGAGCAGCACAGGCTCATCTTTAAGTGCGACCAGTGCAACAAGGTGTTCAGGGACTCCTGgttcctgcagcagcatcagcgCGTCCACTCTGAGGTGCGGGTGGTCCTCAGGTGCCCCAGGGACGGCTGTGACAGGTCATTCACCACAACTTTCAACCTGGAGAGCCACATCAGCTCCTTCCACGAGGAGCTGCAGGCCTTCGCCTGCACCCACGCAGGCTGCGGGAAGACCTTCGCCATGAGGCAGAGCCTCCAGCGTCACAGCATTGCCCACGACCCCGACAGGAAGAAGCTGAAGAAGCCTAAACCCAAAAGATCTCTTGCGTCCAGGTTAAGCGGTTACAGTGAGACAAAGAGGGTGGTCTGCAAAAAGCGCAGGGAGCCTGAATCCCTCAGAGGGTCTGCACAAAAGACTGATCCACGTGGTCCTGTTGAGTTGGTGTCCCTCTTGCAGGACACGTCCTTGCAGTGCAGCCCTGCTGTGGACACACATGGACTTACTCATGCCCTGACTACACCTCTGACAGTGTAG